From the genome of Treponema peruense:
AAGAAAGCGAAAATAATTCTTCTGAGAAAAAGCCCGTTCCTGATTTTACGGATGCGTTTTTTACCGTTACGTACATTTTCTTTTCTTTGGCAAAAAGAGTTGTGGCCGCAAGAAAAAGAATTGATATAAATAGAACAAATCTTTTCATAAATTTATTTTAGTTCAAAACATCGGTTTTTTCAAGTTGAACGGCCGAAAAAGAAGGTCCGCGCGGAAAGACGCTGGTTGGTAAAAGATAAATCTTAACGAGTATCTAATAAAAGTTTCCAAAAACAAAATCTTCCATTCGCAATCTCGAAAACGGATTTGACTTCCAGGGCAGTATGGATTATAATTTCATCCTTGAAAAGGTTTTCAGGTCTAACCGTATCTGATGTAAAATTGCCAGCGTGTGCTATGGTGTCAGTTGCCTTTTCTTATCTTTATATACAAATTCATCTACTGTGTTATTACTTGCACTTAAACTTAATCCAAAGTTATATTCAAAAGACGGATAGGCAAATATTCTTCCACCTGAAAAAACAAGAATTCCCAATATTAAAAGGTTTTTTTCCATAAAGAAAATAAATGCCATATAGTACAATTTTATGGAAACTGATCGAAAGCGGAGAAATAAAGGTTTGATTAGCAATTAGAAATTAGCAATTATTGAAGAATTTTCTTGACTTCTAACTTGTACAATAGTACAATGTAATTATGAGTAGAAAACAGCTTATTATTGACGCGTCGTGCATTATGGCGGTAATACGAAATGAACCAAACTGTAACGACATTATAGAAAAAACAAAATTATATGAATTACTTTCGCCGGAATGTATAGTTTTTGAAGTCGGCAATTCTTTATCTAAATTGTTAAAACGTAATTTATTGGAAATACCTGAAGCTCAAAAATGTTTTAAATTATTTAAGAATATGCCTATAAAACTTATTGAAGTAAATTTTGACAATGCATTAATGCTTTCAGGTGAAGAAAAACATTATGCTTATGATATGTATTATCTGGATTGTGCAATCAGACATAAAGTTCCTTTGTTGACTTATGATTTAAAATTAATAAAAATTGCAACTGAAAGAGGTGTAAAATGTTTGTAATGACTTATTCTCAGGCACGACAAAACTTAGCCACTTTTTTAGACAAAGCTAAAATTAATGGTGAAGCAATAATTAAACGTGCTGATGGAAGCAGATTTAAAGTAATCCCTATAACAGAAGAAAAAACAGAATCTTCACCTTTTTCTGAATTGGCTGAATATTCTTCAACAATTAATTCAAAATTAAAACAAATCCCCCTCCAAAATATTCTTCAAATGATGAAAGAAGACGAAGATGAAAGAACAGACAGAATTCTTGCGGCGGCTTCAGGAAAAACTATTGATGATTTTTTTGATAAACTAAAAAAATTGTAATTGGAGATTTTATGAAATTTCTTGTAGACGCTCAAACGATTTATGATTTTTTTAACGGAAAAACAGAACTTTTTCATTTTTTTGAAGATACAGAAAATATTTATGTTTCTGTAATTTCTCAAGGGGAACTTTACAGTAAAACAGAAAAAATAACAAAAAAACAGGAATATTTTAGATTTGCTTCTGATTTTTGCCATTTACTGCACATTCTTGATGTTGACGAACCAATCGCAATCGAATATTCAAAATTAAAACAAAAATATCCCGATTTGGAACAAAATAAACTTTGGCTTTGTGCAACCGCAATAACAAGAGATTTAATTATAGTCAGTCAGGATAAAGACTATTTAAAAGTTAAAGAAATTGTCGTTAAGATAATTAACACGTAATAATAAATAACTCGGAATTAGTAATTACTAATTGATAATTGAGCTTTAATTCCGTTTACAGACGAAAGTATTTCATGAACAACTCAAATAGCGTTGTTCATGAAAACTTCAGTTGTTGCACAACTGCCTTTATTAACCTGTACTCTCACGCGTACGAATTGTACTCAATCGCAAGTTGATACTTGCTCAATCGTACAATTTTATGGAAAGTATTTTTTGTGTAGTGTTTCAAAATTTTCAATAATAGGGTATTATTCTGTAAAACTAGATTCATCTTTTGATTCAGTATAAATTGAAGCAAAAGTTGACCCGAGAACAGGAGCCTTTTTTTATGGATAAAAGATTACTTACAATTCAGGACATTTCTTGCGTAGGACAGTGTTCGCTTACTGTTGCGCTTCCGGTTATTTCTGCCTGCGGAATAGAAACTGCAGTTCTTCCGAGTTCGGTGCTTTCAAATCACACGGCATTTAAGGGATGGACTTTTAACGACCTTACATCTGACATGGAAAATATTCTTGCACAGTGGAAAAAAGAAAACATAACCTTCAGCGCATTTTACACCGGTTACATAACGGCCGCACAGATTCCGGTTATACAGAAAATAATTAAAGAAACTTCACGCGAAGGTGCACTTAAAATAATTGACCCTGTAATGGCAGACAACGGAAAGCTTTACCCCGGTTTTGCAGAAGATTTCCCGCAGAAAATGGCACAGCTTTGCAAAGAAGCAGATGTTATTCTCCCGAATATTACAGAAGCGTGCCTTCTTTTGGGAATTCCCTACCCTGCAGAAAATTACGACAAGGCTTTTATTGAAAAAATGTGCGCTGACCTTCACAAAATGGGTGCAAAAAATGTTGTTGTAACAGGCGTAAGTTTTGAAAAAGACAAGCTGGGCGTTGCAGTTTACGACGGGCACTCTGTTGAATATTATTTTACAGAACGCCTGCCGGTTCAGATGCACGGAACAGGAGATGCATTTGCTTCTGCCTTCGCCGGAACTTACTGCCGCGGATGGTCGCTTTTGAAAGCCGCTTCACTTGCAGCGGACTTTGTCGTTGAGTCAATCAAAGCAACCCTTGACGACAAAGACCACTGGTACGGAGTAAAGTTCGAAAAGGCAATTCCGTTCCTTACATCAAGACTTTAAGCAGCAGCCAAAACCAAACTAACGCTGCTTAGTTTTCCAAAATTGCATACATTGGCGACTCGCCGGGGTGAAGTTCAAGAATGTGTTTTTCGCATTCAAGCACTTCGGTCGGGTCGTGTGTAACATGCAGCAGAGTTGTCGTTCCTGTAGAGGCGACAGTTTCCAGAAGTCCCAGAATCTTATCGCGGTAATCCTCGTCAAGTCCGTGGCAGGGTTCATCCAGAATAAGAACGCTGGGGCTTTTTACTGCAGCCCTAAGTATAAGAACTGCACGCTGTTCCCCGTAACTGAGCGAGCTGAACGTATCTTTTTCGCGCCCGCCGAATCCTGCAAGATTAAGCCATGCCTTTGCGGTGGCAAGTTCAAAATCTGACGGCGTTTCATAAAGACCAATGCTGTCCTTGAATCCGCTTATTATTGTGTTTTCAAGTGAAGTTCCGCCGACCATTCTGTATTCAACATGAAGACGGTAACTTACAATTCCCAGTCTTTTCTTAATGTCCCAGATACTTTCTCCACTGCCGCGCCTGTTGCCGAAAAGTTTTATGTCCTCGCGGAATACCTGCATGTTGTCGCCGGTAATGAGTTCAAGTATAGTTGTTTTTCCGCTACCGTTTGGTCCGCGTATACACCAGTGTTCGCCGGCTTTTACTTCCCACGAAAGATTTTCAAGTACGTGATGGTCGTCCCAGCCTACATTTACGTCTGTAAACTTAATGAGACTTTCGCCCGGTTTAGAAACTTTGCAGCCAGAAATTATTTTGCTTTCGGCGCGTATTTTGTCCAGTTCGGAGCGGAATGCGGCTTTCTGCACTTCCCTTTCTTTTTCTGATGCGGCTTGCCTTTGTGCAAGTACGTTTTCGTATTCTTCGCGGCTACCTCCAAAAGAAATTTTTTTATTGCTGAATTCAATTACGCGGTTTATTGCAGACGGAATTTCGTGAAAGCGTTCCATGCTTAAAATTATTCTGGGAAAGCCTGAATCTTCTGAAGAAGAGTCCAGCTGACGGCGCACAATGCTGTCAAAAAATTCCAACAGTATTGCGCGTGATGTGGCATCCAGTCCTGCAAACGGATCACTCAGCACAAGAAGCCCCGCACCCGAAAGCAGCGCCCTGCACAAAAGAGTGCGCCTTATCTCGCCCGTTGACATATAGCGCAGTCCGCGGTCAAGTATTTTTTCTATTCCGCAAAGTTTAACCTGCGGCATTGTTTCAAGTCTTGCTGCTATTGGCGGAAGAGGTGCATTTTTTTTGCTTGAACCACCCAGCACTTCGCAGATATACTGGCGGCCTGTTCTTCCGGCGTCTTCTTTGTCCATGTATTCGCTTTCGTCACGCTCGCGTTCTTCTTCTATAAGAGAGGCGGCGGCTTCGAGGGAAACTACGGCAACACTGTCAGAATAGCGTGAAGAATAAAGCGGTGCTTCACTGCCGCCGTTTATTTCATTTGCAGGACGAATGTTCGGCACAAACTGCATGCTACCCGACAAAGCCTTTATAAAATCTGCCTTGCCGCCGCCGTTTGGCCCTATGACTAACCATGCTTCACCCGCGTTCATGCACCAGTCTACGCGGTCAAGATATTTTTTTGTTCCACCCTGAACCGAGCAGTCCTGAATCTTAATTAAAGAATTCATCTTTTACCTTCAGATTTATTTTTTTTCATCAACATTAAGGTAATTCCAAATAGCTGGATCTTCCTGACCGATTCTCCAGAACGCAACATTGTCTATTCCCATTCCGCCGTAAAGCCGGCATCTTTGCAAAAGAGACTGAGCGTCGTCAAACCAGCCTGTTACACAAACCTGCGCGGTAAACGAAAAGTTGGGTACACCGTCTTTGCGTTCAACCTGTTTTACCCCGTTTTCATTCAGAATTCTGTTGACGCCGCTATTGTACCACGCCTTTCCGAAATTTTCATCTACCCATGTGCGGCCGTAAAAGGGCATTCCCATAACAATTTTGTTCTTTGGAATAACCGAGCAGGAATATTCGGCAATACGTTCGCCCCAGTCCATTCCGGCTACGGGACCGCTTTTGCTCGTTGACCAGTGCTGGTCGTAAGCCATAACAATAATTCTGTCTGCAAGTGGTTCAAGCATGGTGTAACTGTAAACATCGTCTTCTACGCTTCTGAGTCTTGCCGGAACACAAACAGAAAGCATTTTTTCTTTTGGAAGTTTGGAATGCAGCAGTTTAAGAAACCGGCGGAAGTTTTCTGCATCACGCACTGGAACAAGTTCAAAGTCAATCTGAATTCCGTCATAGTCAACGCTGGCCTTTGCAAGTTCACGTGCAATTTTTTTGGCAATTCCGAATTTGGGTTCCAGAACCAGGTGGGAAAGGGAACGGCTTTCACAGGTAACCACAAGATGCTTTCTTCCCTTAAAGCCTTCGAATTTTGACAGGTCGGGATAAGACGAAATTTCGCCGTAGTGATTTATGTCGGCACTAAAGCAGCAAAGGTCGGTAACAGGCATCTGTTGCGAAAACTCATATTCGCGTCCGTTCATTACGTAACCCCAGACTTCGCCGAACGAAACCGCTTCCTGTTCCGAAAGATTCTGCTCGTATGCGTAAAGGTATTGCGTATCCTGCACTTTTTGAGCAAAACCGAATGCGCCTGTTAAAAAAGCGACAAGCGCCGCACATATTGTCCTGACTTTCACTTTGCGCCCTCTCTTGCGCCGCTTACGGCATATGAATAATCTCGCGCGGTTTACTTCCGTTTGCAGGTCCTACAATTCCGCGGTCTTCCATATCTTCTACAAGACGCGCGGCGCGGTTGTAGCCAATCTTAAGGCGGCGCTGAATGTAACTGGCACTTGCTTTTCCGGCCTGAACAACAATCTGCAGCGCCTTTTCGTAAAGCGGGTCTTCGCCATCACCGCTAAACAGTGACATCTGGTCTGAATTTTCATCGTCATCGTCATCAACAAAGATTTCGTCATCAATATATTCAGGTTCACCCCATTCCTTAACGGCGTCAACAACATCTTCTACTTCCTGGTCGCTTATAAACGCACCCTGAATACGCACTGGGAACGGATCTGTCGCACTGGCATAAAGCATATCTCCCTTGCCAAGAAGTTTTTCTGCACCGACCTGGTCAATAATAATGCGGCTGTCCATTTTGCTGGCAACCATAAACGCAACACGGCTGGGAATATTTGCCTTAATCAAACCGGTAATTACGTCAATAGAAGGACGCTGGGTTGCAAGAACAAGGTGTATTCCTACGGCACGGCTCATTGCGGCAAGACGGGCTACAACACTTTCGAGCTGTTTTCCGGTAGTTGCCATAAGGTCGGCAAACTCATCAATCACGACAATAAGATACGGGATTTTTTCTGTAGCAATATGCTGTTCAACAATTTTTCTGTTGTAACTTGAAATATCACGGCATCCAAGACTGTCCAAAAGTGCATAGCGGCGTTCCATTTCGCAAAGACAATACTGAAGTGCCTGCATGGCGCGTTTCGGGTCAGTAATGACCGGCGTCAAAAGATGCGGAATTCCGTTGTAAAGCTTAAGTTCAACAATTTTAGGGTCAATAAGAATGAGCTTTACTTCATTAGGACTGCGCTTGTACAGAATACTCAGAATCATGCTGTTTACACAAACCGACTTTCCAGAACCTGTCGAACCTGCAATAAGAAGGTGCGGTGTTTTGACAAGATCCATAATCTGCGTCTCACCCTGAATATCCTTACCCAGAATTACCGGAACAGCCATTTTTTTCCATTCAGGAGTATTTTTTTCTATACACTCGCGGAAAGAAACAATTGCGCGGTTTGAATTAGGAATTTCTATACCCACAGCACTCTTACCCGGAATGGGTGCAACTATACGAACAGAACTTGCGGCAAGTCTTAGAGCAATATTGTCCTGCAGGCCGACAATTTTTCTTACGTTGATTCCGCGCGCCGGAAGAATTTCGAACATCGTAACAACAGGTCCTTTTCTTATACCAACGACTTCTGCTTCTATCTTGAATTCCCTGAGCGTTTCCTTAAGATTCTGCGCGGCTTTTTTAGTGTCGTCATCGATTATCCAGTACGGATTTTCATCGTATGCCGTAAGAAGTTCCGTGGAAATTTTATACGGACCGTGCTTAACGCGGCGTTTTGGCGGAATTTTTACCGGCGTTGTGTTTCCCTGCGCATCTGTCGTTACCGCAATTGGCTGTCCGTTGCTGTCTACAACAGGAGGCGCCGTCGGGTCTATGCGTTCAGATTCTGTCTTTGTGCTGCTGTTTAAAGCCGCGCGCCGTGCATCATCGTCCATGCGTGAAAAAACTTCGTCCAGTGCCGACACCATTGAGCGCGTCTGCGGATTGGGTTCTGGAGCCGGCAGTTTTAAAACAGTATCTGCAGAAGGAAGAACATCTGCATTTTCTTCTTCAGATTCAACACCAAAACCAGCGTCTTGTGAATTTTCGCCGATTTCTTCTGTATTGTCTTCTAAATCATCTTCTATATCGTAATCATCATCTTCCGCATCAGAAACAGTTTCAAAGCCGTCTGTATCTTCGGAAGGCTCATTGTCTTCTATATTGAAATTATCTTCTATTATACTACCGCTTTCGCTGACATCTTCATCTGTGCTTTCATCCTGAACATCTTCTTCACCGTCGTTCATGAGTTCAGGATAATCCTCTTCTTCATCTTCGGTAAGAAACTCGTCATCATCAAAAGGCATTTCTTCATCCGGAAAAGTGCTGTCCTGCAAAGAAACGGTGTCTTCGTAAGAGTCGGCATTATCTTCTGCGCCGCCTTCTGCATCTTTATCTGACTTTTCGTCCTGTACATCTTCTTCTGCAACAGATTGAACGTTTATCATATTTTCACTTTCAAATTCGTCTATAATATCACGGTCATCTGCGGAATCTTCTTCAAAGGCAGGCGTTACTTCATTAACAGGAGCTCCATTTTGGACAAAGGCACTTTCCTGTTCCTTAACATTGCCTTCGTCGTCAATAGACCAGATGTCTTCATCGTAAAGTTTTGCTTCACTGACAGTGGCGTCTTCGTTTGAAAGCGGCAGCGGTTTTTCTGGCGCAGGCTCTTCTTTTGCAGGAACTTTTGCGTCAGTTTTCTGAACCGCGGTTTTATTTTTGCGCTCAGAATTCTTATGCACGGCATTTTTTGTATGATTCTTAAGGGACAAAGCAAGTTCAAGGGCCGCTTTTGTCAAAGACTTTCCGCTGCTTATTCTTGAAGCAATCATCACGGTAAGAAGATATTCCAGCACCACAAGAAGAATGGCCATCACCATAAGCGTAATTATTTTAAGGGCCGCAATCGGACTAACATCGGCACGGGCTATAAGGCGTGAAGTACGTTCCGCAGAAAACATTGTAATAAAAGGAATTACACTTATTGCAAGACAGAGCGCGCGTGAAAGCGACCATTTTGCAGAAAAACAAAAAACGCCGGCAGTAAAAAAGAAAGCAGGAATAAGGGCTGAACAGAACCCGTACACAGAAACCAGCATTCTTCCAAAACCTGCCAGAAAATTGCCGGAAGTGCCGTAGTCAA
Proteins encoded in this window:
- a CDS encoding type II toxin-antitoxin system VapC family toxin, whose translation is MSRKQLIIDASCIMAVIRNEPNCNDIIEKTKLYELLSPECIVFEVGNSLSKLLKRNLLEIPEAQKCFKLFKNMPIKLIEVNFDNALMLSGEEKHYAYDMYYLDCAIRHKVPLLTYDLKLIKIATERGVKCL
- a CDS encoding type II toxin-antitoxin system Phd/YefM family antitoxin: MFVMTYSQARQNLATFLDKAKINGEAIIKRADGSRFKVIPITEEKTESSPFSELAEYSSTINSKLKQIPLQNILQMMKEDEDERTDRILAAASGKTIDDFFDKLKKL
- a CDS encoding type II toxin-antitoxin system VapC family toxin, whose translation is MKFLVDAQTIYDFFNGKTELFHFFEDTENIYVSVISQGELYSKTEKITKKQEYFRFASDFCHLLHILDVDEPIAIEYSKLKQKYPDLEQNKLWLCATAITRDLIIVSQDKDYLKVKEIVVKIINT
- a CDS encoding pyridoxamine kinase; amino-acid sequence: MDKRLLTIQDISCVGQCSLTVALPVISACGIETAVLPSSVLSNHTAFKGWTFNDLTSDMENILAQWKKENITFSAFYTGYITAAQIPVIQKIIKETSREGALKIIDPVMADNGKLYPGFAEDFPQKMAQLCKEADVILPNITEACLLLGIPYPAENYDKAFIEKMCADLHKMGAKNVVVTGVSFEKDKLGVAVYDGHSVEYYFTERLPVQMHGTGDAFASAFAGTYCRGWSLLKAASLAADFVVESIKATLDDKDHWYGVKFEKAIPFLTSRL
- a CDS encoding ATP-binding cassette domain-containing protein, coding for MNSLIKIQDCSVQGGTKKYLDRVDWCMNAGEAWLVIGPNGGGKADFIKALSGSMQFVPNIRPANEINGGSEAPLYSSRYSDSVAVVSLEAAASLIEEERERDESEYMDKEDAGRTGRQYICEVLGGSSKKNAPLPPIAARLETMPQVKLCGIEKILDRGLRYMSTGEIRRTLLCRALLSGAGLLVLSDPFAGLDATSRAILLEFFDSIVRRQLDSSSEDSGFPRIILSMERFHEIPSAINRVIEFSNKKISFGGSREEYENVLAQRQAASEKEREVQKAAFRSELDKIRAESKIISGCKVSKPGESLIKFTDVNVGWDDHHVLENLSWEVKAGEHWCIRGPNGSGKTTILELITGDNMQVFREDIKLFGNRRGSGESIWDIKKRLGIVSYRLHVEYRMVGGTSLENTIISGFKDSIGLYETPSDFELATAKAWLNLAGFGGREKDTFSSLSYGEQRAVLILRAAVKSPSVLILDEPCHGLDEDYRDKILGLLETVASTGTTTLLHVTHDPTEVLECEKHILELHPGESPMYAILEN
- a CDS encoding glycosyl hydrolase family 18 protein, with translation MKVRTICAALVAFLTGAFGFAQKVQDTQYLYAYEQNLSEQEAVSFGEVWGYVMNGREYEFSQQMPVTDLCCFSADINHYGEISSYPDLSKFEGFKGRKHLVVTCESRSLSHLVLEPKFGIAKKIARELAKASVDYDGIQIDFELVPVRDAENFRRFLKLLHSKLPKEKMLSVCVPARLRSVEDDVYSYTMLEPLADRIIVMAYDQHWSTSKSGPVAGMDWGERIAEYSCSVIPKNKIVMGMPFYGRTWVDENFGKAWYNSGVNRILNENGVKQVERKDGVPNFSFTAQVCVTGWFDDAQSLLQRCRLYGGMGIDNVAFWRIGQEDPAIWNYLNVDEKK
- a CDS encoding DNA translocase FtsK, whose translation is MTKKEKTAALVAGIALFVTAAVFTISIFLGVFDYGTSGNFLAGFGRMLVSVYGFCSALIPAFFFTAGVFCFSAKWSLSRALCLAISVIPFITMFSAERTSRLIARADVSPIAALKIITLMVMAILLVVLEYLLTVMIASRISSGKSLTKAALELALSLKNHTKNAVHKNSERKNKTAVQKTDAKVPAKEEPAPEKPLPLSNEDATVSEAKLYDEDIWSIDDEGNVKEQESAFVQNGAPVNEVTPAFEEDSADDRDIIDEFESENMINVQSVAEEDVQDEKSDKDAEGGAEDNADSYEDTVSLQDSTFPDEEMPFDDDEFLTEDEEEDYPELMNDGEEDVQDESTDEDVSESGSIIEDNFNIEDNEPSEDTDGFETVSDAEDDDYDIEDDLEDNTEEIGENSQDAGFGVESEEENADVLPSADTVLKLPAPEPNPQTRSMVSALDEVFSRMDDDARRAALNSSTKTESERIDPTAPPVVDSNGQPIAVTTDAQGNTTPVKIPPKRRVKHGPYKISTELLTAYDENPYWIIDDDTKKAAQNLKETLREFKIEAEVVGIRKGPVVTMFEILPARGINVRKIVGLQDNIALRLAASSVRIVAPIPGKSAVGIEIPNSNRAIVSFRECIEKNTPEWKKMAVPVILGKDIQGETQIMDLVKTPHLLIAGSTGSGKSVCVNSMILSILYKRSPNEVKLILIDPKIVELKLYNGIPHLLTPVITDPKRAMQALQYCLCEMERRYALLDSLGCRDISSYNRKIVEQHIATEKIPYLIVVIDEFADLMATTGKQLESVVARLAAMSRAVGIHLVLATQRPSIDVITGLIKANIPSRVAFMVASKMDSRIIIDQVGAEKLLGKGDMLYASATDPFPVRIQGAFISDQEVEDVVDAVKEWGEPEYIDDEIFVDDDDDENSDQMSLFSGDGEDPLYEKALQIVVQAGKASASYIQRRLKIGYNRAARLVEDMEDRGIVGPANGSKPREIIHMP